In the Gammaproteobacteria bacterium genome, one interval contains:
- a CDS encoding DUF489 family protein produces the protein MSYELVARVKGLAGICQAAYWVNRLANSGAVEPYALETAVTCVTELNPKHLDEAVGDIRRGLRVFIDLLYPQNDRDPVITRYLGQIISVRSQLAKSDTLIQIIQMRLRQIAAEDADLDIKVGQLSALYKDTISTLPQRIQVPGKPTYLKDVIIQAKLRTLLFYGIRCAWLWHQFGGRGHNFLFQRSAMANTARELLKTL, from the coding sequence ATGAGTTACGAGCTCGTGGCTAGGGTCAAGGGGTTAGCGGGAATTTGCCAAGCTGCCTATTGGGTAAATCGCTTGGCCAATAGCGGTGCAGTGGAACCTTACGCGCTTGAAACTGCCGTCACATGTGTGACCGAATTAAATCCAAAGCATCTTGATGAGGCGGTGGGTGATATCCGGCGTGGTTTACGTGTATTTATCGACTTGCTTTATCCGCAAAATGACCGGGACCCCGTGATAACCCGTTACCTCGGGCAAATCATTTCGGTTCGCAGCCAACTGGCCAAAAGCGATACACTCATTCAGATTATTCAAATGCGTTTGCGACAGATTGCGGCAGAAGATGCGGATTTGGACATCAAAGTTGGTCAGCTCTCGGCGTTGTATAAGGACACCATTTCAACGCTTCCCCAACGCATACAGGTGCCAGGAAAACCTACATATTTAAAGGATGTTATTATACAAGCCAAACTTCGCACATTGTTGTTTTATGGCATTCGTTGTGCTTGGTTGTGGCATCAATTTGGAGGGCGAGGACACAATTTTTTGTTTCAACGCAGCGCCATGGCGAATACCGCTCG